A stretch of Thermocladium sp. ECH_B DNA encodes these proteins:
- a CDS encoding citrate synthase (catalyzes the formation of citrate from acetyl-CoA and oxaloacetate), whose amino-acid sequence MSETITKVEISTTGKVIQSPCGPIIHGLEDVLVKTTSISDIDGKKGILWYRGYNINDLAKYSNFEEVAYLIFNGRLPTKAELESFKSMLAKERDLPDEVISTIRVLAPRAHPMHVLEAAVAGLAAFDPDINDNSQEANFRKAVRLTAKLPSIIAAHYRFSRKLEYIKPKESLSHSANFLYMMFGTEPDATSTKAIDLYLVLHIDHEVPASTFGTLVAISTWTDLYSAIVAGIATLKGPLHGGANEAAMKQYLEIGSPDKARPYVEKMLGEGKRLMGVGHRVYKAYDPRAKIYKELVKELSQSKGNMTYYNIASEVEAVVLEKLASKYLYPNIDFWSGIAMYLLGIPYEYYTPIFAMSRVVGWSAHAMEYLNQHRLFRPRACYVGPHDVPYVPIEKR is encoded by the coding sequence ATGTCGGAAACCATTACAAAGGTGGAAATATCCACAACCGGCAAGGTAATTCAATCACCCTGTGGACCAATAATTCATGGGCTGGAGGACGTCCTGGTTAAGACCACATCAATAAGCGACATAGATGGGAAAAAAGGCATTTTATGGTATAGGGGTTACAATATAAATGATTTAGCCAAGTACTCCAACTTCGAGGAAGTAGCGTACCTAATATTTAATGGCCGCCTACCCACGAAGGCGGAGCTGGAGTCCTTTAAGTCAATGCTGGCCAAGGAGCGGGATCTCCCAGATGAAGTGATCAGCACAATAAGGGTCCTAGCGCCCCGGGCACACCCAATGCATGTCCTCGAGGCCGCCGTCGCTGGCTTAGCCGCATTTGATCCAGACATAAATGATAATAGCCAGGAAGCTAACTTTAGGAAGGCCGTTAGACTAACCGCTAAGCTTCCATCCATAATAGCGGCCCACTATAGATTCAGCAGGAAGCTCGAGTACATAAAGCCGAAGGAATCACTGTCTCACTCAGCCAACTTCCTCTATATGATGTTTGGAACCGAGCCCGACGCCACATCAACAAAGGCAATAGATCTATACCTGGTGCTCCATATAGATCATGAAGTCCCCGCCTCCACTTTCGGCACTTTAGTAGCCATATCGACCTGGACCGATTTATACTCAGCAATAGTGGCTGGAATAGCTACTCTAAAGGGTCCGCTCCACGGTGGGGCAAATGAGGCAGCCATGAAGCAGTACCTGGAAATCGGGAGCCCAGATAAGGCTAGGCCATACGTAGAGAAAATGCTTGGGGAAGGCAAGAGATTAATGGGCGTGGGGCACCGCGTCTATAAGGCTTATGATCCAAGGGCCAAGATATATAAGGAACTAGTGAAGGAATTAAGCCAATCAAAGGGCAACATGACGTACTACAATATAGCGAGCGAGGTGGAGGCCGTTGTGCTGGAGAAATTGGCCAGCAAGTATCTATATCCGAATATAGATTTCTGGAGCGGCATCGCCATGTACCTGCTGGGCATACCATACGAGTACTATACCCCAATATTCGCAATGAGCCGCGTGGTCGGCTGGTCTGCGCACGCCATGGAGTACCTCAACCAGCACAGGCTATTCAGGCCCAGGGCATGCTACGTGGGGCCACACGACGTGCCATACGTACCCATAGAAAAAAGGTAA
- a CDS encoding acyl-CoA thioesterase: MVAIKDTRIHSLRVVNQFDANYLGNLFGGRMMEWMVETATIATSKLSNGPSVISYLDELFFLRPVKVGDIVAIDAWVDYVGRSSMETRVRSEKRGRSSGVVVTSTMSFVAINDYGKPRDVPTKIVPAPDEENEFSTAMERRRQRELLVGNRRTAEHDVEDPTHDLRFRVESRQWVRPDDALLGNILSGGRLLAWLDNIGALVAAEYAGGTVVTGSIGDVAFYSPAYIGDVVNIRAGVTFVGKSTVEVMLNVIAEDKYGGSRHMCTAYYTFVHIGETGEPEPVPPYEPKTDGERRQYLAGMERRKKMEEDLRRIKASMN; the protein is encoded by the coding sequence ATGGTTGCCATTAAGGACACCAGGATTCATTCTCTCCGGGTCGTTAATCAATTTGACGCTAATTACCTTGGGAACCTCTTCGGCGGTAGAATGATGGAGTGGATGGTGGAGACCGCCACCATAGCTACCTCTAAGTTATCAAATGGTCCATCCGTTATTTCGTACCTGGATGAATTATTTTTCCTGAGACCAGTCAAGGTGGGGGACATAGTTGCAATAGACGCATGGGTGGATTACGTGGGCAGATCATCGATGGAGACCCGGGTCAGGTCAGAGAAGCGGGGGAGATCAAGCGGCGTCGTGGTGACGTCAACGATGTCCTTCGTCGCCATAAATGATTACGGGAAGCCAAGGGACGTTCCAACCAAGATAGTTCCGGCACCGGATGAAGAGAACGAATTCAGCACAGCAATGGAGAGAAGGAGACAGAGGGAATTACTTGTCGGCAATAGGAGAACTGCTGAACACGATGTTGAGGACCCAACGCATGACTTAAGATTCAGGGTGGAGTCGAGGCAATGGGTTAGGCCCGATGATGCATTGCTCGGCAATATATTGTCAGGCGGAAGATTATTGGCCTGGCTGGACAACATTGGGGCGCTTGTTGCCGCCGAGTACGCGGGGGGAACAGTGGTGACGGGCTCAATAGGCGATGTCGCATTTTACTCCCCTGCATATATAGGCGATGTGGTTAATATACGGGCTGGAGTAACATTCGTCGGCAAATCCACCGTGGAGGTCATGCTAAACGTAATAGCCGAGGACAAGTATGGAGGCTCGCGGCACATGTGTACGGCATACTACACGTTTGTCCACATAGGTGAAACCGGAGAACCAGAACCCGTTCCTCCATATGAACCGAAAACCGATGGAGAGAGGCGACAATACTTGGCCGGCATGGAGAGGCGGAAAAAAATGGAGGAGGACTTGAGGCGAATTAAGGCAAGCATGAATTAA